Part of the Triticum urartu cultivar G1812 chromosome 2, Tu2.1, whole genome shotgun sequence genome, ATCTCATAATACCAAGTGTGATAAAGGCACTGCATGCCAAATCCAAAGGTAAATATCTTGTACTCTTTCAATTGATTAATTTCATAACAACTCAATTCAATAATTAATGTTTTGTGTTCTTTTCAGGGCTGAAGATGATGGTAATTATACGCAGTGATGTTGAGGCAGAAATTACTGCAGTGGACAAAGAGAATAGGGAATGGAGGTACCCTGTTGACATCGCAAAGGAAACATGTAGCTGCAGGCAATGGCAGGTCAAGGGTTTGCCATGTATCCATGCCCTGTACTTTATTACTTCACTACGAGGTCCAGTATCAGAAATTGAACCATATGTACATGAGTTCTACTCCGTTGCAAAATTTAAGGCTGCGTATGCGGACAACATACCTGCAATGGTAGGCAAGCAACAATGGGACATTGTTGACCCTGGCTTCAAACTACATGCTCCGGTGTTGAGGAGGCCAAAAGGCCGACCAAGGAAGACTAGAATTAGATCTAGTGCTGAAGGTGCTGGCGTGGGCGCCAGGAAAAGGAAGTGCAAGCGATGCGGAGGCTTCGGGCACATTGCCAGATTGTGCACAAATCCAGTTGACCCAACATTTGGAGAAGATGAGGCTGGCCTCCAAGCTAGGGAAGCCCCTTTTGTGGCAGGAGAAGGCGACCCTGAACTATCAATGGTTGCAAGTTCTGCTAGGTAACATCAAAAGAACATGTGCTTTTCTATATGTATTTTCAACATCTATTTTCATTCTTTTTTGCAACATGACTAACTTCTGTACAgctcaaagaaaagtgtgaagaaAACAAGTGTGAAGAAAACAAGTGTGAAGAACACCAGGAAAAGGAAGGACATGCAAAATGAAGTTTGTACCACAACCGATGGACCTGCAAGTGGATTTCTTTCGTCTCCCATGCATATTCGAATTGCAAATGCGGAACCACCAGACAGTCCTGCTAAAAACACAAGAAGCAAAAAGAAGCTACATATGTGAAGTTTGTGTGATCGTGACCTTTTTCTTGTGAACCTGGACATGTTTCCTTTCAACCTTATGCATGTTTGAGAATTTGGACCTTTATATTTTGACCAACAAGTGGATGTTATTGAACCTTATTTATGTTTGTGAACCTGATTTGTGTGTGCTGAAAAAACAACAAGTTGATATTTCGAATCTTATTTATGTCTGTGAACCACTTTGTGTTTGTGTCATTTTCAGAAAAATGGGCAGCAACCATGCTGAAATTTTCATAGAAATATAGAATAATATGTGATCGTGCTGTCATATGTGTTGTTTCTGTCAATTAGTGTGTGACCATCAAAAAATTTGGGCGTGGCGGTCTGCCTCATTTGTTTATGTCTACTAGTACCAGACAGTTTCTTCTAGCCGGCCAGCCGCTCGTGCGGATCTGTTGTCCATAGTAACTTTCAAACCGAAGTTCAACTATTTAGCAACAGGAAAATATACGAGACATTGTTGTGTTGGAATATTATTCCATATAACATATAATGGATATATCTCCTTCTGCAACATAACATCTCCTTAGCTCAGTTGGTTTGCTCGCTCTTTACTGGAGGTTGTGGTCTTGGGTTCGAAACCCCAAGACGACAATTTTTATTCTATTTTCATGCACACCTTACAAATGGTCCCACAAGTCAACACAGAGAGACGGGGGGACAGGGGTATTTTTGTCATCTACCTCCAGTCAACGTGCATTGACCAGACGGTAACGGTGAAAAATGGCATTTCCGAGTTTGTGTCTAACGGAACAGTGGCATTTTTGATTAGTGAAAACATTtagtggcaaaactgagtagcGTTAGACAGCCGATGGCAAAACTGATAAAAACCCAAAAAATATTGTTAAGCATAACAGAATTGGTTATGCTCATAACATAACATGTATGCCGAAGATTCCTCATTTTTGTTGTTCTTTCATAGGTTTTAAGGTGTTGTTAATATGTAGGTTCAACGGTTTTAGTGAGCTTCCTTGCCATGGCTTTTTTCTAGCGGCTCGAGTTAGTGATTAATAGTGCATTCTCATCTCAAATGTATCACCCTAAAGAAAAATACTTAAACTTTTGCACCTTTAACTTTGCAgccatctactccctccgttcggaattacttgtcgcagaaatggatgtatctacacatattttagttctagatacatccatatccgagacaactaattccgaacggagggagtagaaggAAAGTAATCATGATATAAGTGACACATGAGAGGCACCTTTAACTTTGCAGCCATCTACGACTCTTCCCAATATTGTAATGCAACAAAATATTTCATACATCAGGAAAATACAAATTTATGTAATTTGTGTGAGATGCATGTGTTCTCAAAAGACCATGTGAGAAATTTAATTCATTATTATTGTAGTGAGTTAATTATGACTAACGAGTCAGTAAGTATTCAAGACTAAAAAGTATAATTTATTGAAACTAATATTCATGTTCAGTGGCTTATGTATATGCTTCAATAAGCATTCCATTTCTATCGGTCGAATATTTGTGTTGCACACAATATCAATAAAAGGAGCAAGGTAACAATATAACTTAGGTACACACACGATGATAAATGGACAAAAATATAAAGATTCTAACCCGCGCATTGAGCGGGCCACTCTGCTAGTGGTAATAATGTTAGTAGGTGTATGTAAAGCTAGGTAATTAGCAAGTCAACATGGCCTCGATTGAACAAACGTCGGTTTTTAGTTGCTGGTCAGTTATGTAGCTTGTCTCCAATGACCTTTTTAACTCAAAACATTTCGTCCATCGATCAAATAGACAACAAGGATACGAAACAAATGGAAAGAAAGTAGCAAGTTGTTAAATTCAGAATTTTATTTCTGTGATTTCTGCTTTCATTTTGTGGAACCTAGCTTGTGAAATCTTCCTGTGTTTCTAACTTGAGCGCCTCCTGTGGTTTTAGCAATGGACTTGGCTCTAGCTCTTGAAAAGCTGGTGAGTGAGAAGTTCACAACCTGCACACCGTAAGTTGTGCCTTCATGACTAGTACAAGGAAGTTATTGTAAAATTGATTTGTTTGTGAGTTTGACCAATTGAATTCTTGATTGATTTATCAGAACCAGTATATGCAATGCTACATCACACCATATTATAAAAGTTCATTGGAAATTTCAGAGGTAGCAACAAGGTGCAACGGTCCTCGATGAGTGAGTTTTTTGAGATTACTTCTTTAGGAGCAGGTAAACCGTCTTCATAGAGAGAGATCTGCCATAAACGCACTACCGTCTTGAAACACTTTTATGACACTTTGATCCGATACCGCTTGAAGAAAAGGCCTAAAGGTCAAGACAGGAATGCTCCAAGGGAATATGCATGTAAGGTCACAAATCATAACTCTCGGGTAGCGGATCAACCAACCACTGGATGTGTtccatgatttatttatttcaatGGGTTTACAAAGTGGTATGTACGGTGCATACGCCCTTCAAAGGTATAATTTCTCTTCAGTTATCTCCTTatgagtgaaggaaatatgccctagaggcaataataaagttattatttcctTATTCacaataaatgtttattattcatgctagaattgtattgattggaaaccttgatacacgtgtgaatacatagacaaataccgtgtccctagtgagcctctacttgactagctcgttgatcaaagatggttaaggtttcttaaccatagacattagttgtcatttgatgaacgggatcacatcattaggagaatgatgtgatggacaagacccatccgttagcttagcatattgatcgttcagttttattgctattgctttcttcatgtcatatacatattcctttgactatgagattatgcaactcccggacaccgaaggaatgccttgtgtgctatcaaacatcacaacatatctgggtgattataaagatgctctacaggtatctccgaaggtgtttgttgggttggcatagatcgagattaggatttgtcgctccgagtatcggagaggtatctctaggccctctcggtaatgcacatcataagaagccttgcaagcaaagtgagtaatgagttagttacaggatgatgtattatggaacgagtaaagagacttgtagGTAACGAGAccgaactaggtatgaagataccgacgaccgaatctcgggcaaataacataccgatgacaaaggaaataacgtatgttgtcataacggttcgaccgataaagattttCGTAGAGGGCCGCACCAGAGGAGACGGAAAGAGcggaagagagaaggaaggggagggattcggcctcccccatggttgctcccctccccctcccacctatatatgtggggaggggcgcctagaacacagaccaacaattgttagccgtgtgcggcacctccctccacagtttacgcctccggtcatatcttcgtagtgtttaggcgaagccctgcgcgggtTACTTcgccatcaccgtcaccacgccgtcgtgctgaagaaactcatctacttcctcgacactttgctggctCAAGAGTTCGAGgaacatcatcgagctgaacatgtgcagaactcggaggtgccgtacattcggtacttgatcggtcggaacaagaagaagtttgactacatcaaccgcgttgtcaaacgcttccgctttcggtctacgagggtacgtagacacactctcctcctctcgttgctatgcatctcctagatagatcttgcgtgagcataggaattttttttaaattgcatgctacattcccaACAATGAGTTCTTTGATGCTTGTGAGAATGCGAAGGCTTGATGCGAACTCTGGTGCCGACAGGATATGAATGGCCGGACAATGCGGCATTTTTCTTTTGCACCAAAGTATTTCAGGCCATTATGCTGTTCTTTTTAGTTTGAATCTTCTTCGGAAGTTGCAATGTAAGTTGGAAGATAACAATACACAGTTCATTTTTGTATGTCCATGTAGTAGTGGTTTTGTTATTGACATTCAGGGATGATGATATCAACAACTAAAGCAATGGTAAGGATATGTTGGTTCCATTTTCATCTTATTAGTGGGCTAAATCCGTGGAGCTTTGATACGTTATTATTGATTGATAGACAACTATATATGGATTTTCTTTAGCCTTTTGTTTTTCCTCATGCTGCTACTGTATCAGTTCAATTTGAGAAGCACATTGTTCATGCGCCTATATGTGATATACTAATTTGCACTAATGGAAGTCGGTTGCTATAGATAAATGGATCAATAATGAAACACTCATTACTGCTACGACAATATATTCCATCACAATGCACGGGCACCTATAGTCAAGAGGAGGCACTTATAGATAAAAGTGATAGGAGGTAGCAAGTATGAGCATGATCTAACAATGGACCAATGGTAATTTATGTGAGAGAGAAATGCTTGTGAGAATAATGCATAGTATATTTtactcccgttgcaacgcacaggcataTTTACTAGTAACTAAGTTTAGGAAatgttttttttcaaaaatgtGTTCATGTATGTGTAATATAAAATATGTTCTTGAATTAGAAAATGAATTTTTtataattatttatttaatataaaagGTGTTTACATATGTTCAAAAGGTGTCCATGTAATTTTTAATGTTAGTGCAACTTAAAAAGGAGTTCCTGTAATTAATAAAATGTTATTATAATTTTGAAAAGCATTTATGTATTTCAAAAAATGTTATTGCAATTTTAAAACGTTTAATGTTTTTAAATGCTTGTGTAATTTATTAAATTGTTCACATGGTATTTAAAATTGATGATATAAAATTATAAACTATTTGTATTTTTAGAAAATCAAGAATTTTTTTAAAATGTATTCGCACATTTAGGAAATTGCCTAAAATTAGAATTAATGTTCATCTAGTTGTACAAATTGTTCCTGTAATTTCAGAATGTGTTTGAGACTTTTATAAAAACAATTAAGTATTTTTAAAAGTGTTAAAACGTTTACTAAAAGTGTTGTAGACTTTTCAAAAGTTAATATGAAAACATGAAATATAaaattaaaaaatataaaaataaacTGGGAAAAGGAAGATCACATAAACCCGGGGAAATCGGACATAAGGTGAAAAAAATAGACACTAGCGGGCCTCGGCATGATCGCATGCAGTAGTTTCCTGCGTGCAGTTTTAGGAGGGGGCAAAGATATCTAGAACACGGTTGAAGGAGATAATTTATAAATCATGTCGTATATGATTGAATTTATTTTAATTTTTATGGGAAGAATTTATTTATATATGCACTACCATAGTGAAGTTTTCTTATGAGCTGCGACAAGGCTCATTCTGGCCCCCAACAAATGCTCTATCCCCCTTAAAAAACAAATGCTCTGTCATTCGTACAATGgattttcctcttttttttttctcgTTACTCAGTAGGATTAGTGTTTGGGTGATTGTTATACGCCACCTATTGCACATGATAGCGAGTCGATTGTCCACATTAGGCGTATTAGTGGGCATGCGCAGCTCAGACAACCGACGGAACGGTTTTTAATCGCTAGCTACGCGGGGTGTTCTCTCGTGGTTTTCTTCCAAACTTTTTACTTTTAGTTTATGTTCCCTTTTTTTATCTTTTAATGTCTATGCCTTAATTGTagttttgtttatttttttttTCTATTTCTCTTACAAATTATATAAACCTTCATCGAGTAATACACACATATTTTACTcgatttattttatttttttctggatttctgttttattttattttctactTTAAAAATTTTAGTTTCCATTTccttgttttttttcttttctgttttcctTCTTTAGTTTTCTCATTTTCCTAATTTATTTGATTTTGTTTCATTCTGCTTTTAAAAATGAACACATACAATACTTAGAAATACATGAATATATTTTTGAAATGCATGAACACTTTTCTGAAACTTCTTGAACATTTTCCTAATAGACGTGGACACTTTTAAAACTTATACCATTCTTTAAAGTAGTTGGATCTTTATCAAATGACACGAAATTTATAAAACAAAATGCTTGTAAACATTTTTAAAACCATGAGAACACATTTAGAATACATGAACACTATTTATATTTACACAAATACTTTCTGAATTTGTTTGATTTTTTAAAGAAATATATGGACACCATttaaaattgaactaacattttAAAAATACACGAAAACATATTAAATTTGCATTTTCCAAATATATAACATGTAttcttttatttttgcattgggACACGCCTATAAGAGTGGGCGGGGGAGGGGGGATTATTTGTTCATTTTTACAAGTGGGTCCCACATGTAAGCGGTATATCTAAAGTACTATGGACAAAGAAAATGATCAAAGGGGTTTGACCTGACAGAAATGATGCAAAGGGTAAAAGCGATCAACCATTTTAAGGGAATAGGGATAAAACTGAGTGTTTCTGAATCTTGAGTGGCGGGAAGCAAGTGCAAAATTATAAAGATCTCAATTGTTTATTCCTTAGTCTAACATAGTGGTAAAAGTAGTAAAATTATATTACTGTGGGCATCCCACAAGCCAAAATCATAAAAATCCTAATTTTTTATTCCTTAGTCTAACATAGTCGTAAAAATAATAAAATTATATTACTTATGGGCATCCCGAAAGCTTGTGGATTGCCCTTAAGTTTTTGTGCTTGTGGTCAAGTTCTACATTATATGTAGTTGTTCGTAAGGGTCCGGATATTCAATTCGGTGCCCGGGCTCATCTGCACCTGGTGAATAGTAAAATAAAAATATATAGTAAAAAATGTCAAAAATATATTTTCATGCAAGATGCACCAGTGCGTGCAAAATTTCGTGGCTAAGGAGCTCGTCGCAAAAAACAAAAATGACCTCTGAACCGTGTTCTTTTCAATAGTTTCTCACAGGCCCAAAATTTATCTCTTCTCTGAGAGCTACCGAAATTTCTAAACTCCACGAAACTTGCCAAGGACTTCACGCACATGAGCATCTCACAAATTTTTAAACTATTTTTGAAGGATTTTAAAATTCACCCATGCTTGTGAGTGCAGATGCATCCGAGAGCCAAAACGCGACTTCTGTAAGGTACCCGAGAGCCAAAACGCGACTTCTGTAAGGGCAACCCTTTTGTTTGTGGATAATTTATAGCCGCATCGCGGATGCCGTAAGTGGGAGGAGGGGGTTGTCCCAACTCCCAACAGCATTTTACTTGTTATGGGCCGAATAGGAAGCAACTAACTAAAAGTTAACCCTTGGGACGCTCCCGCACGCAGTGGCGGAGCTTGAGCATAATCCAAGAAGGGGTCATTACTTAAAGGGGAGCAAATTTATAGGATAAGAGGGGCTAATCTCTAATTTAAGCACTAATTAGACCTAATGTATACATATTCTTCAATGAGTGCAAAGATTAGGGGGTAGAGGCATGGCCCCTCTTGGTCTGCATGAAGCCACGCCATTGCTTGCATGAGTCATTATTTGGCATGGGAGCACGTTAAGTGGTATGCCTAGTCATTGCCACGTATCATGTGTTGGGCGCtctttttgaattttttttgtaCACATTTTTTGGCTTTAGATGATTTTTTTTCTTGCCTGATTTTCCCAAGATTTTGAAGGGGGGCGGGGggtttgattttttttgctaGGAAGCAGTCCTTTTCACAAGAGGTGCTTCCTTGATATGTGTTGTGCTTCTTACGGAAGCAACGATGTGCTTCCGCCAAAAGCATATCGCCTGAGCTACCATCAGATAGCATGTGCTTCTCAAAATGGAAAAAAGCACAACTGTATCTTTCACCAAAGAAAGGAAAACACATAGTTGTGCTTCCGCGAAAATGACACCCTTGCTTCTGTGAAAAGCACAGTCCGCGCTTCCTCAAATAAAGGAAAAAACACAGTATGTGCTTTCAAAAAAGTGAAACTCGCAACCGTTCTTCCCGGCTCTAGTTTTTTTGGTATTCATTTTTGTTGTTGCCGGTTTTTCGGGttttttttttggatttttttgtttccttttttttcGTTGTTTTTTCATCGAAACCCATTAACTTGGaatctagtttcgaagatctcgACGAGAGAAATTCAAAGACGAAAATGGTTCGGTGTTTGGACGCACGATTAGAGATAAAATAATTTGAAATAATAAATCTAAAAAAGAGAGAAAACTCACATGTTGTGCTCCACTTGTCAACACCTGAGAATACAGTGAGTGATCTTTGCAAAGGGTGATTTCCCATTATAAATTTAAACTATAGGCACAAGTATCAGACGAACATAATGAGTGGCCCAACTCTAAATACGCTGCCGCAATTATTTGGTTCACAAGATTTAAAAAGCATACAGAAGGCTGAATCCTAAAGGGATGAAGTACACAAAAATCAACAAGTGATTTGTTTGCCCCATAAGAGAATCAAGGAATTTTGTATAGAAATCAAATTCATATCATagattctattggaaaatttctACAGATTTGCATACTACATAATTTATATAAAATTCATTTGAAGGAAAGAGCCCTCATGTGCGGTACGTCTGCACTCACATTTCAGTAGATTTCTTCgtttgttcttgtaagtacaatCCAACTACGGAAAAAAAAAACGGCTCCGCATCGGTTAAGTGTAGGTGTTTGCGATGTCGGCGAGGTGGCCCGCCAGTTCATCTGGCGCAGAGAACATGACCATGTGGTCGGCGTTAGCCATCTCCCTCACCTCAACCACGGGGATACCTGCAATCATGTGCCTCTGGTACTCCTCAACCATGGCCATGTCCTGCTTGGCGACCACGTAGACCTTGGTCACCGCGCCGTACCGGGCAGCGCTGAACGGCGGCCGTTGCTGCTGGTCGGCCACGTAGTAGGAGCTCACCCGCGCCAGGCTCTGGCACAACGTGTAGTCCTCCTCCGGGCTCAGCTGGTAGAGCTTCTGGCGCACGAGCTCGGGGCCGAGGAACACCGACGGTGGGGCGTGCTCCTCGTCGATAACACTGTCCATCCAGTCGGACGCGAGAACCTTCTCGATGACGCGGGTGCGCGGGCCGTCGCAGTCGGGCATGAAGGCGGTGAGGAACACGGCGGCGGCGACCTTGTCGGGGAATTCCTCGGCCGCGAGCGCGACGCTCATCCCGCCGAAGCTGTGGCCCACGAGCACCGCCCGCTCGCCGTCCGGGAGGTCCCGGAGCGCGTCGAGCAGGGGGCGCGTGTAGTCCTCAAAGGTGGGCGCGTCGCGCAGCCGGCGCGCGTCGGCGCCGCACGCCACGAGGTCCGGCGCGTCCACGCGGTGCCCCGCGGCACGGAGCAGGGTGGCGACCTTGTACCAGCACCACCCGCCGTGGCCCGTGCCGTGCACCAGGATGAGGCGGGTCGACGTCGCCACGGCAGCCGCTGGCACAGAGGAAGAAGACATGTGTGCGCGCCGAGCACTGGACAGTACACGCCGAGGCAAGTAGGCACCTAGCTAGCTGCTTCCTTTTCTTGGCTGCTTGATTCATGTTACACGTCTCACTTTATTTATGTATGCGGCTATGCGGGCATCTTCTTCAAGAAAAAAGGGCAGATGCCGTATTGTCGGCTGATGCAATGCTGGCGGCGTCCTTTATGCATTGGCAGGCTGCAGAGAAGATAGCTGTTCAGCACAATCTGTTCACGCGGAGAAGATGTAGTAGAAATGAATGTTTTAGGCCCTTTTCGGTATCTCTCCGCGGAGCGAAGCTGGGGAGCTGGATTTTCGCTGCTCCGTCAAAATAAGCTGTAGGCTGATCCGCTCCAGGACTCTAGGAGTAGAGTCAGAGGAGCGAAGAAGAATCAAACAGGCTCTTAGTTAATACAATCAAAAAACCAATCTGATGAAAAAGGTAGTACATTTATACACCACACTTTTTGACATGTGACTTCCTCATGCCTAAACGGAAACCGAAAATGGGCTGCAATTTAATTGCGCTAGTCGGGTCTTGAACTTAATACTTCTTGGCTCTTGTTGAGATATATATTACGTATGTATTACTTGTACAACAAGCCCTTCTCCTTTCTTGTATAGTTGAGGACGTGGTCATCTATTGTACCTATAtatgtattaaccggaaacataatacatgtgtgaatacatagacaaacagagtgtcactagtatgcctctacttgactagctcgttaatcaaagatggttatgtttcctaaccatggacaaagagttgttatttaattaacgggatcacatcattaggtgaatgatctgattgacatgacccattccattagcttagcacccgatcgtttagtatgttgctattgctttctccatgacttatacatgttcctatgactatgagattatgcaactcccgtttgccggaggaacactttgtgtgctaccaaacgtcacaacgtaactaggtgattataaatgtgctctacaggtgtctccaaaggtacatgttgggttggcgtatttcgagattaggatttgtcactccgattgtcggagaggtatctctgggccctctcggtaatgcacatcacctaagccttgcaagcattgcaactaatgagttagttgcgagatgatgtattacgaaacgagtaaagagacttgccggtaaggagattgaactagatattgagataccgacgatcgaatctcgggcaagtaacataccgatgacaaagggaacaacgtatgttgttatgcggtctgaccgataaagatcttcgtagaatatgtaggaaccaatatgagcatccaggttccgctattggttattgaccggagacgtgtctcggtcatgtctacattgttctcgaaccgtagggtccgcacgcttaacgttacgatgacagtttcattatgagtttatgtattttgatgtaccgaaggttgttcggagtcccggatgtgatcatggacatgacgaggagtctcgaaatggtcgagacataaagatcgatatattggaagcctatatttggatatcagaatcattccgggtgaaatcgggattttaccggagtaccggggggttactggaacccccccgggggttattgggcctacatgggccctaagggagaagaggaaaggaggcaagaggtggccgcgctcccctcccctccctagtccgaataggacaaggagaggggggcgccgccccccctttcctttccctcttcctcctcttt contains:
- the LOC125534035 gene encoding methylesterase 3-like, with the protein product MSSSSVPAAAVATSTRLILVHGTGHGGWCWYKVATLLRAAGHRVDAPDLVACGADARRLRDAPTFEDYTRPLLDALRDLPDGERAVLVGHSFGGMSVALAAEEFPDKVAAAVFLTAFMPDCDGPRTRVIEKVLASDWMDSVIDEEHAPPSVFLGPELVRQKLYQLSPEEDYTLCQSLARVSSYYVADQQQRPPFSAARYGAVTKVYVVAKQDMAMVEEYQRHMIAGIPVVEVREMANADHMVMFSAPDELAGHLADIANTYT